One genomic window of Spirochaetae bacterium HGW-Spirochaetae-1 includes the following:
- a CDS encoding transcriptional regulator: protein MSDLKKYIHKRKAKDPDFARGYDEGFEEFKIGLVLRREREKSGLTQEELAQKIRTTKSAISRIENHAEDIKLSTLMKVAEALGKRVTIRLV from the coding sequence ATGAGTGATCTGAAAAAATACATACACAAAAGAAAGGCGAAAGATCCTGATTTTGCCCGGGGATATGACGAGGGATTTGAGGAATTTAAAATCGGACTGGTTCTTCGCCGGGAACGTGAAAAGAGCGGCTTAACCCAGGAAGAGCTGGCTCAAAAGATCCGGACGACGAAGAGCGCTATCTCCCGCATCGAGAATCATGCCGAGGATATCAAGCTGTCGACCTTGATGAAGGTTGCCGAGGCGCTGGGGAAGAGGGTTACTATACGATTGGTTTGA
- a CDS encoding DNA (cytosine-5-)-methyltransferase: MRFIDLFAGLGGFHIALKRLGHECVFASEINEHLRELYKINFNILPDGDIRKVKLKDIPQHDILCAGFPCQPFSKAGEQLGRSCTQWGDLFDYVIRILKVHHPKYFILENVPNLLKHNNGLTWIQMKNELINIGYQVSENKLSPHKFGIPQIRERVYIVGSTDKLDLFKWPEENSNFENETINSLLEKKPKDAKPLSRQVINCLNTWQDFINKYPSNIELPSFPIWSMEFGADYPYEKDTPHSIGLQRLGKFKGSYGIALNNYQKKQRMDGLPSYAKTQENAFPIWKINFIKQNRTIYEKNKKWIKPWIPKIQEFPPSLQKLEWNCKGEERDIWKYIIQFRASGVRVKRPTTSPSLIAMTTTQVPIISWERRYMTPRECANLQSLGELKHLPQAMTISFKALGNAVNVDVVYLILSNLLKTNDNIVRIKNNTFSNKLIIIGNI; the protein is encoded by the coding sequence TTGAGGTTTATCGACTTGTTTGCTGGGCTTGGTGGATTCCATATAGCTCTTAAGAGATTGGGACACGAATGTGTTTTTGCGTCCGAAATAAATGAGCATTTACGCGAATTATATAAAATAAATTTTAATATTTTGCCTGATGGAGATATTAGGAAAGTTAAACTAAAAGATATTCCACAACATGATATTTTATGTGCAGGATTTCCTTGCCAGCCGTTCTCAAAAGCAGGCGAACAATTGGGACGATCTTGTACTCAGTGGGGAGATTTGTTTGACTATGTTATCAGAATATTAAAAGTTCACCACCCCAAATATTTTATTTTAGAAAATGTACCTAATTTACTTAAACATAATAATGGATTAACTTGGATCCAAATGAAAAATGAATTAATAAATATTGGGTATCAAGTTAGTGAAAATAAATTATCTCCTCATAAATTTGGAATTCCTCAAATCAGAGAGAGAGTTTATATTGTTGGATCAACTGATAAACTAGATCTATTTAAATGGCCTGAAGAGAATAGTAATTTTGAAAATGAAACAATCAATTCCCTTTTGGAAAAAAAACCAAAAGACGCGAAACCTTTATCTCGGCAAGTAATTAATTGTTTGAATACTTGGCAGGATTTTATAAATAAATATCCATCAAATATTGAACTCCCATCCTTTCCTATTTGGTCAATGGAATTCGGAGCAGATTATCCTTATGAGAAAGATACTCCGCATTCAATTGGCTTACAACGTCTTGGAAAATTTAAAGGAAGTTATGGTATTGCATTAAATAATTATCAAAAGAAGCAAAGAATGGATGGACTGCCTTCATATGCAAAGACCCAGGAAAATGCTTTCCCCATATGGAAGATTAACTTTATAAAACAGAATAGAACAATATATGAAAAGAATAAAAAATGGATCAAACCCTGGATTCCCAAAATCCAAGAATTTCCACCAAGCCTACAAAAATTAGAATGGAACTGCAAAGGCGAAGAGAGGGATATTTGGAAATATATAATACAGTTTAGAGCATCTGGCGTAAGAGTGAAGAGGCCAACAACCTCCCCATCCTTAATTGCAATGACAACAACACAAGTTCCAATAATATCGTGGGAGCGAAGATATATGACACCACGAGAATGCGCAAATTTACAAAGTCTTGGTGAATTAAAACATCTGCCTCAAGCAATGACCATCTCATTTAAAGCATTAGGAAATGCAGTTAACGTTGATGTTGTCTACCTTATTCTTTCTAATTTATTAAAAACTAATGATAATATTGTACGGATAAAGAATAACACCTTTTCAAATAAATTAATCATTATTGGTAATATTTAA
- a CDS encoding ATP-binding protein, with amino-acid sequence MKIKSSNKINIRPGVSILSVLPHLNYKPWFALAEFVDNSIQSFYDYYDEIVKVEKCDFKLRVDIEIDLLDEGRIIIRDNAAGIHEKDFARAFRPAEIPPDRSGLCEFGMGMKSASCWFSPIWTVRTSALGEPYEKTVQFDIEKIVSDEIEELDVIIKTVDANLHYTTITLENLYRKPQGRTISKIKDHLRDIYRVFTREKKLQLFFYNEPIQYINPEILIAPYYKNLKGKSIEWRKEINFDFGLGLKAYGFAAIRKKASTSEAGFALFRRNRLIQGSADEGYRPEYIFGKPNSFIFQRVFGEIHLEGFEVSHTKDGFQWDENEVTFLALLKESLGTEEFPLLQQAREYRVDRKPSDYQKGAQAAVLRTARAIEENAPQVMEALVNDKDKVIILPEELETNTQVTEKSIDIELSGNKWTIIIELTHDPSVGDWLQISDQSSSSNLGESRGRKISLRLSLSHPFMERFSGPDCDEIEPILRIAAALGLSEVIARESGVRKAGTIRRNVNELLRNALWQT; translated from the coding sequence ATGAAGATAAAGAGTTCAAATAAAATTAATATACGACCTGGTGTAAGTATTCTATCAGTTTTACCGCATCTTAATTATAAACCATGGTTTGCACTGGCAGAATTTGTTGATAATTCGATTCAAAGTTTTTACGATTATTATGATGAAATAGTTAAGGTTGAGAAATGTGATTTTAAACTCAGAGTTGATATTGAAATTGATCTCTTGGACGAAGGAAGAATAATAATTCGTGATAATGCTGCTGGGATTCACGAAAAAGATTTTGCAAGAGCATTTAGACCAGCAGAAATTCCTCCCGATAGAAGCGGTTTATGTGAATTTGGGATGGGGATGAAAAGTGCTTCATGTTGGTTCTCTCCAATTTGGACGGTAAGAACTTCAGCGCTTGGTGAGCCCTACGAAAAGACGGTTCAATTTGATATCGAAAAAATTGTCAGTGATGAGATCGAGGAATTAGATGTAATTATTAAAACAGTTGATGCAAATTTACACTACACTACAATAACATTGGAGAATCTTTATCGCAAACCTCAAGGCCGAACAATATCTAAAATTAAAGATCATTTGAGAGATATATATAGAGTTTTCACTAGAGAAAAAAAGCTTCAGTTATTCTTTTATAATGAACCAATTCAATATATTAATCCTGAAATATTAATTGCTCCCTATTACAAGAATCTTAAAGGAAAATCTATTGAATGGCGAAAAGAAATAAATTTTGATTTTGGCCTAGGATTAAAAGCATATGGTTTTGCGGCAATTCGGAAAAAGGCAAGTACTTCAGAAGCAGGTTTTGCATTATTTAGAAGAAATAGACTTATACAAGGAAGTGCCGATGAGGGTTATAGACCAGAATATATTTTTGGTAAGCCAAATTCATTTATTTTTCAGAGGGTATTTGGTGAAATTCATCTTGAAGGTTTTGAGGTAAGCCATACAAAAGATGGCTTCCAGTGGGATGAGAATGAGGTAACTTTTTTAGCGTTACTGAAAGAGAGTTTAGGCACAGAAGAGTTCCCTCTTCTGCAGCAAGCGAGAGAATATCGTGTAGATAGAAAACCTAGTGATTATCAAAAAGGTGCACAAGCAGCCGTATTAAGGACTGCTCGTGCTATAGAAGAAAATGCTCCTCAAGTAATGGAAGCACTTGTTAATGATAAAGATAAGGTAATTATTCTGCCAGAAGAGTTAGAAACTAACACACAAGTAACAGAAAAATCTATTGATATAGAATTGAGTGGGAATAAATGGACTATTATTATTGAACTTACTCATGATCCCTCAGTCGGAGATTGGTTACAAATAAGTGATCAATCTTCTTCCTCAAATTTGGGAGAGAGCAGGGGCAGGAAAATAAGTTTAAGATTATCTTTGTCGCATCCCTTTATGGAGCGTTTTTCAGGTCCTGATTGTGATGAAATAGAACCAATTTTAAGAATAGCTGCTGCCCTTGGTCTAAGTGAAGTGATTGCAAGAGAGAGTGGTGTGAGAAAGGCTGGAACAATTAGGAGAAATGTCAACGAATTACTAAGAAATGCATTATGGCAAACATAA
- a CDS encoding alpha-1,4 polygalactosaminidase has product MNHTNDDQLEEVEIVSNVSNNWNPIVGEETIALLNHLPINERSRIVVRNEAVSILSKCISPLDTEGQQTGLVLGYVQSGKTLSFTTVATLARDNGFPIIILIAGISNPLTTQSRDRLHRDLRLEVRDDRVWRHLHNPDIQNRAQDQINNIIEEWRDPSVPLKERTTLLITTMKNHRRLANLREVFMCVDLRKIPVLIFDDEADQAGLNNLIKQGEESTTYTRLRELKEIIPHHTFLQYTATPQGPLLINLIDILSPGFANTLTPGDDYTGGRDFFINNQHLLREIPFNEIPTNDNPIHEPPESLLAALRVFFLGLASTQLRHMGHGNRSMMVHPSHKTDPHQQYYDWIINIINNWKTILANKDDPDYNDLKEEFRLAYDDLASTIDSLEEFDSLYSIIHRVIRRTEIIIINARRGRTPEIDWRGAFSHILVGGQALDRGFTIEGLTVTYMPRGVGGRQADTIQQRARFFGYKRSYLGYCRIYIERELNIAFTRYVQHEEDIRDRLIEYENRPLRDLRRAFLIPQGFKATRDSIIDVDYTILRFNNEWFYPQAPQDSIESIIENRNTVFNFIKSISLSQDDGHPDRTPYQRHLFSDTISLKHLYENLLLDLRFTRLSDAQNFLAIIILLRNFLENSFSDEECSVYYMSQGINRERKLDAKGELVNLFQGAYPVNPKEIRGSIYAGDRYIHSNDNITVQIHMLNILDNDKKLIYDNPVANIAIFLPERLKTNVLIQNQGGIDSDEE; this is encoded by the coding sequence ATGAATCATACTAATGATGATCAATTGGAAGAAGTTGAAATTGTAAGTAATGTTAGCAATAATTGGAATCCTATAGTAGGTGAAGAAACAATTGCATTACTAAATCATTTGCCTATAAATGAAAGAAGTCGTATTGTCGTCAGAAATGAGGCAGTTTCAATTTTATCCAAATGCATTTCGCCATTAGATACAGAAGGCCAGCAAACTGGTTTGGTTTTAGGTTATGTTCAAAGTGGGAAAACATTATCTTTTACAACTGTTGCTACTTTGGCAAGAGATAATGGTTTTCCAATAATAATTTTAATTGCTGGGATTTCTAATCCACTCACCACTCAATCAAGAGATCGTCTCCACAGAGATCTTCGACTTGAGGTAAGGGATGATAGAGTATGGAGGCATTTACATAACCCAGATATTCAGAATCGTGCTCAAGATCAAATAAATAATATTATTGAAGAATGGCGTGATCCGTCAGTCCCTCTCAAAGAACGCACTACTTTGTTAATAACCACAATGAAGAATCATAGACGTCTTGCAAATCTCAGAGAAGTGTTTATGTGTGTCGATCTCCGAAAAATACCGGTATTAATTTTTGATGATGAGGCAGATCAGGCAGGATTAAATAATCTTATTAAGCAGGGTGAAGAAAGTACAACATATACAAGATTAAGAGAACTAAAGGAAATAATCCCACATCATACTTTTTTGCAATATACTGCTACACCACAAGGTCCTCTTCTTATTAATTTAATAGATATTCTATCACCTGGTTTTGCAAATACTCTAACGCCCGGTGATGATTATACAGGAGGTAGAGACTTTTTTATAAATAATCAGCATCTGTTAAGGGAAATTCCATTCAATGAAATCCCGACAAATGATAATCCAATTCATGAACCTCCTGAAAGTCTATTAGCTGCATTGCGAGTATTTTTTCTCGGTTTAGCTTCAACTCAACTCAGGCATATGGGGCATGGTAATAGGTCGATGATGGTTCATCCTTCGCATAAAACCGATCCGCATCAACAATATTATGATTGGATTATCAATATAATAAACAACTGGAAAACAATATTAGCTAATAAAGATGACCCAGATTATAACGATCTAAAAGAAGAGTTCAGATTGGCATATGATGATTTAGCTAGCACTATTGATAGCTTAGAAGAGTTTGATTCTTTATATTCAATCATACATCGAGTTATAAGAAGAACAGAAATAATAATAATAAATGCTCGTAGAGGGCGTACTCCAGAGATAGATTGGCGAGGTGCCTTTTCTCATATTCTAGTAGGCGGTCAAGCCCTAGATCGTGGTTTTACTATTGAAGGTTTAACAGTTACTTATATGCCTAGAGGAGTGGGTGGGCGCCAAGCAGATACAATACAGCAGCGTGCAAGATTTTTTGGTTATAAAAGATCTTATTTAGGATATTGTCGGATTTATATTGAAAGGGAACTAAATATTGCTTTCACTCGATACGTGCAGCACGAGGAAGATATTAGAGATAGATTGATTGAATACGAAAATCGACCACTTAGAGATTTAAGGAGGGCATTTTTAATACCACAAGGCTTTAAAGCAACAAGGGATAGTATAATCGATGTTGATTATACTATCCTTAGATTCAATAATGAATGGTTTTATCCACAAGCTCCTCAGGATTCAATAGAGTCAATTATAGAAAATAGAAATACAGTTTTTAATTTTATTAAGTCAATATCCCTTTCTCAGGATGATGGCCATCCAGACAGAACCCCATATCAAAGACATTTATTTTCTGATACAATTTCTCTCAAGCATCTTTATGAAAATCTTTTATTGGATTTAAGGTTTACTCGGCTATCAGATGCACAAAATTTTCTTGCTATAATAATCCTGTTGAGAAATTTTTTGGAAAACAGTTTTTCGGATGAGGAATGTTCTGTCTATTATATGAGTCAAGGAATCAATAGAGAAAGAAAATTAGATGCCAAAGGTGAATTAGTCAACCTGTTTCAAGGAGCCTATCCTGTAAATCCCAAAGAAATCAGAGGAAGTATTTATGCAGGGGACAGATATATCCACTCTAATGATAATATTACAGTTCAAATTCATATGTTAAATATACTTGATAACGATAAAAAATTGATATACGATAATCCTGTAGCTAATATTGCAATTTTCTTACCCGAACGTCTTAAGACTAATGTATTGATACAGAATCAAGGTGGAATCGATTCTGATGAAGAGTAA
- the rsmG gene encoding 16S rRNA (guanine(527)-N(7))-methyltransferase RsmG gives MTMDQHNIQKMNSYFKKAGIELTPRQAEQFALLHDLLVRHNDEMDLTRLRTFDDIIVKHFIDSIYFTRFVEMPGSLVDIGTGAGFPGLPLKIYLPGLHIILAEPRHKRVTFMEMAVKELGLEGVEIYGHLVTDKSFFPVTGVITRALESADETLTRVAHFLPADGTVILMKGPEAGTDLEALSPANRDEYEAAENIPYTLPGTEYARRILLFRKKRSTLTRTYVISKHEDTALGQAISSPDNKTYKELKKLTSAAGMKKQGALILSGKKIIVEALENPSIEKDWLIIHDGYVEYDTAINRACDEYAATRRLLIMKKGLYNELDTFTTRGPLLAARMPELPEWDGKAEKGCNLIIPFQDPQNVGAVIRSAVGLGVANIIITREAAHPWNPRCLRSSSGTVFQAPLKRGPSLYDLDETGLDAPLITLDSGGTDIRTFTFPETFYLLPGIEGPGLPENLKSGSVSIPLGSGIDSLNASMAAAIALYEWMRQKPVR, from the coding sequence ATGACAATGGACCAGCATAACATACAAAAAATGAATTCGTATTTCAAGAAGGCCGGGATTGAACTCACCCCGCGCCAGGCGGAGCAGTTCGCCCTGCTGCACGACCTCCTGGTGCGCCACAACGACGAGATGGACCTGACGCGCCTGCGCACCTTCGACGATATTATCGTGAAGCACTTCATCGATTCCATCTACTTCACGCGCTTCGTTGAAATGCCCGGTTCCCTCGTGGACATCGGCACGGGCGCCGGTTTTCCCGGCCTGCCCCTGAAGATCTACCTGCCGGGCCTGCATATTATCCTGGCCGAGCCCCGTCACAAACGCGTAACCTTCATGGAAATGGCCGTGAAGGAGCTGGGCCTCGAGGGCGTGGAGATATACGGCCACCTGGTGACGGACAAGTCCTTCTTTCCCGTGACGGGCGTCATCACCCGGGCCCTGGAATCGGCCGACGAGACCCTGACGCGCGTGGCCCACTTCCTCCCCGCCGACGGTACGGTGATCCTCATGAAGGGCCCCGAGGCCGGCACGGACCTGGAAGCCCTGTCACCCGCGAACCGCGACGAGTACGAGGCGGCGGAGAACATTCCCTACACCCTGCCGGGCACGGAATACGCCCGACGGATACTTCTCTTCCGGAAAAAGCGCTCCACCCTGACGCGGACCTACGTCATATCAAAGCACGAGGACACGGCCCTGGGCCAGGCCATCAGCTCGCCCGACAACAAGACCTACAAGGAACTGAAAAAGCTCACCTCGGCTGCCGGCATGAAGAAACAGGGCGCCCTGATCCTGTCGGGAAAGAAAATCATCGTCGAGGCCCTGGAAAACCCGTCAATAGAAAAGGACTGGCTCATCATCCACGACGGCTACGTGGAATATGACACCGCCATAAACCGCGCCTGCGACGAATACGCCGCTACGCGCCGTCTCCTCATCATGAAAAAAGGACTCTACAACGAGCTCGATACCTTCACAACCCGGGGCCCCCTCCTGGCGGCCCGCATGCCCGAGCTGCCCGAATGGGACGGCAAAGCCGAAAAGGGCTGCAATCTCATCATACCCTTCCAGGACCCGCAGAACGTCGGCGCCGTAATCCGGAGCGCCGTGGGACTGGGCGTGGCAAATATTATCATCACCCGCGAGGCTGCCCATCCCTGGAACCCCCGATGCCTGCGCTCTTCATCCGGGACCGTGTTCCAGGCACCCTTAAAGCGCGGCCCTTCCCTCTACGACCTGGACGAAACGGGCCTCGACGCCCCCCTCATCACCCTGGACAGCGGCGGAACGGACATACGCACCTTCACGTTCCCCGAGACCTTTTATCTCCTGCCCGGCATCGAGGGACCGGGCCTGCCGGAAAACCTGAAAAGCGGCAGCGTGTCCATACCCCTGGGCAGCGGCATCGATTCCCTCAATGCCTCCATGGCAGCGGCCATTGCACTCTATGAATGGATGCGGCAGAAGCCCGTCCGGTAA
- a CDS encoding zinc/iron-chelating domain-containing protein, translating into MDEYYYKAPCRDCGGKCCQYIAIEIDRPTTKKGYDFIRWYLLHKNTNVFVDHDSKWHVEFRTECEEQESQGRCEIYDRRPKICRDHGIEEGDCEYYDLPYSLYFTTESEFITYLEGKGIDWRYREQGGL; encoded by the coding sequence ATGGATGAATACTACTACAAGGCTCCCTGCCGTGACTGCGGCGGGAAATGCTGCCAATACATTGCCATCGAAATTGACCGGCCCACAACCAAGAAGGGATATGATTTTATCCGCTGGTACCTGCTCCATAAAAATACCAATGTTTTCGTGGATCATGATAGTAAATGGCATGTGGAGTTCAGGACCGAATGCGAGGAACAGGAGTCCCAGGGCCGATGTGAAATTTATGACCGCAGGCCGAAAATTTGCCGGGATCACGGGATCGAGGAAGGAGACTGCGAATATTATGACCTGCCTTACAGCCTTTATTTTACTACCGAGTCGGAATTTATCACATATCTTGAAGGAAAAGGCATAGATTGGCGCTATAGAGAACAGGGAGGATTGTAA
- a CDS encoding enoyl-CoA hydratase/isomerase family protein, with protein sequence MALIKWEKDGTVAVLTLDNGENRQNPTWCGEMLKAFDEMTADESVKSLVITSSDQKNWSLGVDLQWVMEAMGKKDVDAMSKWLYQQNEVFRFCLMAPFPTIAAINGHAFGNGAMMAGACDFRFMRADRGFYCLPEVDLNIQFTPSMIQWMKKAIPYHLFIDMKWSGRRVGAAELEKHNVIRKACPTAEDTFKEAMEFARTFVKPRQTIAEMKRRTYKHIIDAMEQEDPRYVDPPTFMFTP encoded by the coding sequence ATGGCTTTAATCAAATGGGAAAAAGACGGAACAGTGGCGGTTCTCACCCTGGACAACGGTGAGAACCGGCAGAATCCCACATGGTGCGGAGAGATGCTCAAGGCTTTTGATGAAATGACGGCCGATGAATCGGTAAAGTCCCTGGTAATAACATCCAGTGACCAGAAAAACTGGAGCCTCGGTGTGGATCTGCAGTGGGTAATGGAAGCAATGGGAAAGAAGGATGTTGATGCCATGAGCAAATGGCTCTATCAGCAGAACGAGGTATTTCGGTTTTGCCTTATGGCTCCCTTCCCTACCATCGCGGCTATCAACGGCCATGCTTTCGGAAACGGCGCGATGATGGCCGGCGCCTGTGATTTCCGTTTCATGCGGGCCGACAGGGGTTTTTACTGCCTTCCCGAGGTGGACCTGAATATCCAGTTCACCCCATCCATGATACAGTGGATGAAGAAGGCCATCCCCTATCATCTGTTCATTGACATGAAATGGTCGGGGCGCCGTGTGGGCGCAGCTGAACTGGAAAAACATAATGTCATCAGAAAGGCCTGCCCCACGGCCGAGGATACGTTCAAGGAAGCCATGGAATTCGCCCGGACCTTTGTCAAACCGCGACAGACAATTGCTGAGATGAAACGCAGGACCTACAAACATATAATAGACGCAATGGAACAGGAGGATCCCCGGTATGTTGATCCTCCCACATTCATGTTTACACCGTAA
- a CDS encoding enoyl-ACP reductase: MKTKITELFGIKYPIILSGMSWISTPELAAAVSNAGGLGILATGVLSVEETKEYIRKMRELTKKPFAANVTLYFPGSEKNVKVLLDEKVPVINYSLGKGDKICKEAHAYGGKVIATVTTLKHALAAQRDGADALIVTGHEAAGHGGAVTSMALVPYIADNVDIPIIAAGGFADGRGLATALILGADGIAMGTRFMDSIESPVNEGQKKVTNELDPFTTVYTDRVDGMKARVMDSKGARRLIGKKLNPFTALIMSRKIASMLGFPWLKLAVGIVFMGPQKAMQMARMAIGFDAFKAGTMDGDNAKGVLPVGQIAGIINDTPPVKKIVETIARDAKTALKSLDAKLK; the protein is encoded by the coding sequence ATGAAGACAAAAATTACAGAATTATTCGGTATCAAATATCCCATAATCCTTTCCGGGATGAGCTGGATCAGCACACCGGAACTGGCAGCGGCAGTATCCAATGCCGGTGGTCTGGGTATTCTTGCCACGGGAGTCCTCAGCGTGGAGGAAACTAAAGAATACATACGCAAAATGAGAGAACTCACCAAAAAACCCTTCGCAGCCAACGTGACCCTCTATTTCCCCGGGTCGGAGAAAAATGTCAAAGTTCTCCTGGATGAAAAGGTGCCGGTGATAAACTATTCTCTGGGCAAGGGCGATAAAATATGCAAAGAAGCCCATGCCTACGGCGGCAAGGTGATCGCCACGGTCACCACATTAAAACATGCCCTTGCCGCACAGCGCGACGGGGCCGATGCTCTCATCGTAACAGGACACGAGGCTGCCGGCCATGGGGGAGCCGTAACATCAATGGCCCTTGTCCCCTATATCGCCGATAACGTGGACATTCCCATCATCGCCGCCGGCGGATTCGCCGATGGCCGGGGACTTGCGACTGCACTCATCCTGGGTGCCGACGGTATAGCCATGGGCACGCGCTTCATGGACTCCATAGAAAGCCCTGTCAACGAGGGGCAGAAAAAAGTAACCAACGAGCTTGACCCCTTCACCACGGTATATACGGACAGGGTTGACGGGATGAAGGCCCGCGTCATGGATTCGAAGGGAGCGCGCAGGCTCATAGGGAAAAAGCTGAACCCCTTTACCGCTCTCATCATGTCGAGAAAAATAGCCTCCATGCTGGGATTCCCCTGGCTGAAGCTGGCCGTGGGCATTGTTTTCATGGGCCCCCAAAAGGCCATGCAGATGGCGCGCATGGCCATCGGCTTTGACGCATTCAAGGCCGGCACCATGGACGGCGACAACGCGAAGGGCGTACTTCCCGTCGGGCAGATTGCCGGCATCATCAACGACACGCCCCCGGTGAAAAAAATTGTGGAAACCATTGCCAGGGATGCCAAAACGGCACTAAAATCCCTGGATGCAAAATTAAAATAG